A window of the Streptomyces griseochromogenes genome harbors these coding sequences:
- a CDS encoding (2Fe-2S)-binding protein — protein MTHIKVKVDGTAYEDDVEPRLLLAHYLRDRLGLTGTPIGCDTSNCGACTVDVDGATVKSCSVLAVQADGCEVTTVQGLARDGEWTALQHAFHERHGLQCGYCTPGMIMAARDLLRENPHPTSDEVRQALEGNLCRCTGYQNIVRAVLAASGQQVGEEVTA, from the coding sequence ATGACGCACATCAAGGTGAAGGTGGACGGCACGGCCTACGAGGACGACGTGGAACCCCGTCTGCTCCTGGCCCACTACCTGCGCGACCGCCTCGGTCTGACCGGCACCCCGATCGGCTGTGACACCTCGAACTGCGGGGCATGCACCGTCGACGTGGACGGGGCGACCGTCAAGAGCTGCTCGGTGCTGGCCGTGCAGGCGGACGGATGCGAGGTGACCACCGTCCAGGGGCTGGCCCGGGACGGCGAGTGGACGGCGCTCCAGCACGCCTTCCACGAGCGGCACGGCCTGCAGTGCGGCTACTGCACCCCGGGGATGATCATGGCAGCGCGCGATCTGCTGCGCGAGAACCCGCACCCCACCTCCGACGAGGTCCGGCAGGCCCTGGAGGGCAACCTCTGCCGGTGCACCGGCTACCAGAACATCGTCCGCGCGGTGCTCGCCGCCTCCGGGCAGCAGGTCGGCGAGGAGGTCACGGCATGA
- a CDS encoding GTP-binding protein — MHLLNLGILAHVDAGKTSLTERLLYTAGVTDELGSVDEGSTRTDTLALERRRGITIKSAVVSFPLRGVTVNLIDTPGHPDFIAEVERVLGVLDGAVLVVSAVEGVQAQTRILMRALRRLRIPTLIFVNKIDRRGARGEDVLREMARRLDVPLVPLGTPAGLGTRAARFVPGLGPSVLDVLAHHDDDLLRAYVDGGAAGVCDDRLRTALAARTRQALVHPVVFGSAITGAGVDELITGIERLLPRADGDQDGPLSGTVFKVERGPAGEKIAYARIYSGTLRVRDRIPFGDGHETLSGGGRETFSGPGCETPSEGGCGALSEGGCESAFGDGRETLSGCGRKSLSGPGCGCETPCEGGCESSSGDGRETLSGYGCETPSGRGCETPSGGGRDLLSRGGREKRGAGREDRGERLRARGFGRGDGGGGPKACRSGQEDGGAGRRMREPGRDKGEGRRQEGRVTALAVFDVGTELRQDGVGAGRIAKVWGLGGIRIGDALGMPGRACAHHFAPPTLETVVVPGSGTDRRSLHLALTQLAEQDPLIGVRHDELRGETSVSLYGEVQKEVVQATLAEEFGLDVGFRETTTLCVERPVGTGSAVEFNKKDPNPFLATVGLRVDPAPPGSGVRFRLEVELGSMPYAFFKAVEDTVRETLGQGLRGWQVTDCVITMTHSGYSPRQSHAHQGFDKSMSSTGYDFRGLTPLVLIEALRRAGTLVHEPMHRFRIEAPADTLGALLPVLVRLGAVPESADAQGPAGVLEGSVPVARVHELEQRLPGLTRGEGEMETAFDRYAPVTRGPAPERPRTDHNPLDRKEYLLNVTRRVGD, encoded by the coding sequence GTGCATCTGCTCAATCTCGGAATTCTCGCGCACGTAGACGCCGGTAAGACCAGCCTGACCGAACGGCTGCTGTACACAGCCGGAGTGACCGACGAGCTCGGCAGCGTCGACGAGGGCAGCACCCGGACGGACACGCTGGCGCTGGAGCGCCGGCGCGGCATCACCATCAAGTCGGCGGTCGTGTCGTTCCCGCTCCGGGGAGTGACCGTCAATCTGATCGACACTCCGGGCCACCCTGACTTCATCGCCGAGGTGGAGCGGGTGCTCGGTGTGCTCGACGGCGCCGTCCTGGTCGTCTCGGCCGTCGAGGGCGTCCAGGCGCAGACCAGGATCCTCATGCGTGCCCTGCGCCGGCTGCGCATCCCCACCCTGATCTTCGTCAACAAGATCGACCGGCGGGGCGCCCGCGGCGAGGACGTGCTGCGCGAGATGGCGCGCAGGCTGGACGTGCCGCTCGTTCCCTTGGGGACGCCGGCAGGCCTCGGCACCCGTGCCGCCCGCTTCGTCCCGGGCCTCGGCCCGTCCGTCCTGGACGTGCTCGCCCACCACGACGACGACCTGCTCAGGGCGTATGTGGACGGTGGTGCCGCCGGTGTCTGTGACGACCGCCTGCGCACCGCCCTCGCCGCCCGGACCCGGCAGGCCCTGGTGCACCCGGTCGTCTTCGGCTCCGCCATCACCGGCGCCGGAGTGGACGAGCTGATCACCGGGATCGAGCGGCTGCTGCCCCGCGCGGACGGCGACCAGGACGGCCCGCTCTCCGGCACCGTGTTCAAGGTCGAGCGGGGCCCGGCCGGCGAGAAGATCGCCTACGCGCGGATCTACTCCGGCACCCTCCGGGTGCGCGACCGCATCCCCTTCGGGGACGGGCACGAGACCCTGTCCGGGGGCGGGCGGGAGACTTTTTCGGGGCCCGGGTGCGAGACCCCTTCCGAGGGTGGGTGCGGGGCGCTGTCCGAGGGTGGGTGCGAGAGCGCCTTCGGGGATGGGCGGGAGACTCTGTCCGGGTGCGGGCGGAAGAGTCTGTCGGGGCCCGGGTGCGGGTGCGAGACCCCTTGCGAGGGTGGGTGCGAGAGCTCTTCCGGGGATGGGCGGGAGACTCTGTCCGGGTATGGGTGCGAGACCCCTTCCGGGCGCGGGTGCGAGACCCCTTCCGGGGGCGGGCGGGACCTCCTGTCCAGGGGCGGTCGCGAGAAGCGCGGAGCTGGTCGCGAGGACCGTGGTGAACGTCTTCGGGCGCGCGGTTTCGGCCGTGGGGACGGTGGCGGTGGTCCGAAGGCGTGCCGGTCCGGCCAAGAGGACGGTGGCGCCGGTCGCCGGATGCGCGAGCCCGGCCGCGACAAGGGCGAGGGGCGTCGCCAGGAGGGCCGGGTCACCGCGCTCGCCGTCTTCGACGTCGGCACCGAGCTGCGGCAGGACGGCGTCGGGGCGGGCCGGATCGCCAAGGTGTGGGGCCTCGGCGGCATCCGGATCGGCGACGCGCTCGGCATGCCCGGCCGGGCCTGCGCGCACCACTTCGCGCCGCCGACCCTGGAGACCGTCGTCGTCCCGGGATCCGGCACGGACCGGCGGTCCCTGCACCTGGCCCTCACCCAGCTCGCCGAACAGGACCCGCTCATCGGCGTCCGCCACGACGAACTGCGGGGAGAGACCTCCGTCTCCCTGTACGGCGAGGTGCAGAAGGAGGTCGTCCAGGCCACCCTCGCCGAGGAGTTCGGTCTGGACGTGGGCTTCCGGGAGACCACCACCCTGTGCGTCGAACGGCCGGTCGGCACCGGATCGGCCGTGGAGTTCAACAAGAAGGACCCCAACCCCTTCCTCGCCACCGTCGGCCTGCGCGTCGATCCGGCCCCGCCCGGCTCGGGCGTGCGGTTCCGTCTGGAGGTGGAGCTGGGCTCCATGCCCTACGCCTTCTTCAAGGCCGTCGAGGACACCGTCCGCGAGACCCTCGGCCAGGGGCTGCGCGGCTGGCAGGTCACCGACTGCGTCATCACCATGACCCACTCCGGCTACTCGCCCCGCCAGAGCCACGCCCACCAGGGCTTCGACAAGAGCATGTCGAGCACCGGATACGACTTCCGGGGCCTTACCCCGCTCGTCCTGATCGAGGCGCTGCGCCGAGCGGGCACCCTGGTGCACGAGCCGATGCACCGCTTCCGCATCGAGGCCCCGGCGGACACGCTGGGTGCCCTGCTGCCGGTGCTCGTCCGGCTCGGCGCGGTGCCGGAGAGCGCCGACGCGCAGGGCCCGGCCGGTGTCCTGGAGGGTTCCGTGCCCGTCGCCCGGGTCCATGAGCTGGAGCAGCGGCTGCCCGGGCTCACCCGGGGCGAGGGTGAGATGGAGACCGCCTTCGACCGCTACGCACCGGTCACCCGGGGCCCGGCCCCCGAACGGCCGCGCACCGACCACAACCCGCTCGACCGGAAGGAGTACCTGCTGAACGTCACGCGCAGGGTGGGTGACTGA